A genomic window from Jatrophihabitans sp. includes:
- a CDS encoding helix-turn-helix domain-containing protein, whose protein sequence is MPPSRHQVAIQARLRSIASLGEPMRQTLYRYVTEQSEPVSREQAARGVGVAHHVAKFHLDKLEEDGLLEVEYRRPAGRTGPGAGRPAKFYRRAARDIAVSLPERQYELPGRLMAEAITASTASAEPVSATLRAAAQATGERMGRQAGQLAGCQPGPDELVAAVCEVLEGVGYEPRVTFDRVTLSNCPFHSLAKDYTGLVCGMNLHLLRGLVDSLEDQRLQARLDPAAGRCCVTLSRPRSGSSLDA, encoded by the coding sequence ATGCCACCGTCGCGGCACCAAGTCGCCATCCAGGCGCGGCTGCGCAGCATCGCCTCCCTCGGTGAGCCGATGCGCCAGACCCTCTACCGCTACGTCACCGAGCAGTCCGAGCCGGTCAGCCGGGAACAGGCGGCCCGCGGGGTCGGGGTCGCTCATCACGTGGCCAAGTTCCACCTCGACAAGCTGGAGGAGGATGGCCTGCTCGAGGTGGAGTACCGCCGGCCGGCCGGTCGCACCGGGCCCGGCGCCGGCCGCCCGGCGAAGTTCTACCGCCGCGCCGCCCGCGACATCGCCGTCAGCCTGCCCGAACGGCAGTACGAGCTGCCCGGGCGGTTGATGGCCGAGGCGATCACGGCCAGCACCGCCTCGGCCGAACCGGTGTCGGCCACGCTGCGCGCGGCGGCCCAGGCCACCGGCGAGCGGATGGGTCGACAGGCCGGCCAGCTCGCCGGCTGCCAGCCCGGCCCCGACGAACTGGTCGCCGCGGTGTGCGAGGTGCTGGAGGGCGTGGGCTACGAGCCCAGGGTGACCTTCGACCGCGTCACCCTGAGCAACTGCCCCTTCCACAGCCTGGCCAAGGACTACACCGGCCTGGTGTGCGGCATGAACCTGCACCTGCTGCGCGGGCTGGTCGACAGCCTCGAGGACCAGCGGCTGCAGGCCCGGCTGGACCCGGCAGCCGGACGCTGCTGCGTCACCCTCAGCCGGCCCCGGAGCGGGTCGTCTTTGGACGCGTAG